The following coding sequences lie in one Oryza brachyantha chromosome 10, ObraRS2, whole genome shotgun sequence genomic window:
- the LOC102715145 gene encoding formin-like protein 3 isoform X2, translating into MSLLSRFFYKRPPDGLLEFIDRVYVFDSCFCTEVLPHGMYPVYLTGILTELHEEHSQSSFLGINFRDGNKRSQFADVLREYNVPVIDYPRHFEGCPVLPLSLIHHFLRVCEHWLSTGNNQNIVLLHCERGGWPSLAFMLSCLLIFKKLHSAEHKTLDLIYREAPKGFLQLFSALNPMPSQLRYMQYVARRNISPEWPPMERALSFDCLILRAIPSFDSDNGCRPLVRIFGRNITGKNASTSNMIFSMPKKKTLRHYRQEDCDVIKIDIQCPVQGDVVLECVHLDLDPEKEVMMFRIMFNTAFIRSNVLMLNSDHIDIVWGSKDRYPRTFRAEMLFCELGGISPPRPPTATLNGDMKGGLPIEAFSAVQELFNGVDWMESSDNAAFWLLKEFSANSLQEKFQKLILSDMEELSKFQAKVGLQMPLMSPLDSDEEKYSVASDSVSSSEHEKVQPGGNSSDSESINPDLTTEDTASMGNVLVNTSSVPPPPPLPPPPCGSLSTLSTEENQLPPEVQHGSPSDRKLPPPSPIAAVPPPPPPPPPPSGNRPVFSPPPPPLPNCSIPPPPPPPPPPPPPTLPNRSVPPPPAPPPPPPLPKHSVPPPPPPPLPPPLPNHSASPPPPPPPPPPSLPNRLVPPPPAQGIGNKFPAPSPPPPPPHLSSSRTPAAATLSKGRPPPPPPPPPPANHTKGPGAPSAPPPPPPPPPANSSNGPSAPPPPPPPPLPAAANQRNPPAPPPPPLIAGKKAPAPPPPPPQAPKPPGIVPPPPPLHGGIGASGRLHPPGAKVLNAPAPPPLLGRGREATGSAKGRGIGLAQQSNPPKKASLKPLHWVKVTRAMQGSLWEDAQKQGNQARAPDIDLSELESLFSTAVATSGSEKGGTKRGSAISKPEIVHLVDMRRANNCEIMLTKIKMPLPDMINAILALDMSVLDNDQVENLIKFCPTKEEIEMLKNYNGNKEMLGKCEQFFLELMKVPRVESKLRVFAFRITFSTQVEELRTNLTTINDATKEVKESLKLRQIMQTILTLGNALNQGTARGSAVGFRLDSLLKLSDTRARNNKMTLMHYLCKVTIFQKTLAYLCHKVSKSSSMVSHFVLLVASF; encoded by the exons ATGTCACTGCTCAGTAGATTCTTCTACAAGAGGCCTCCTGATGGATTACTGGAGTTTATCGATAGGGTCTATG TTTTTGATTCATGCTTCTGCACAGAAGTTTTGCCACATGGTATGTACCCAGTCTATTTGACTGGTATTCTTACAGAGTTGCACGAAGAACATAGTCAGTCTTCATTTCTGggtattaattttagagatGGCAATAAGAGAAGCCAATTTGCTGATGTCCTACGTGAATACAATGTTCCAGTAATTGACTATCCTCGTCATTTTGAAGGCTGTCCTGTGCTTCCTTTATCTCTCATCCACCATTTCCTTCGTGTCTGTGAACACTGGTTATCCACTGGGAataatcaaaatattgtaCTGCTACACTGCGAGAGGGGAGGCTGGCCGTCATTAGCATTTATGTTATCGTGTCTCCTTATTTTCAAGAAATTGCACAGCGCAGAGCATAAAACTCTGGATCTTATTTACCGCGAGGCACCTAAAGGTTTTCTGCAGCTTTTTTCTGCCCTCAACCCAATGCCCTCTCAGCTCAGATACATGCAGTATGTAGCCAGAAGAAACATATCTCCAGAGTGGCCTCCAATGGAGCGGGCACTCTCTTTTGACTGCCTGATTCTTCGAGCCATTCCAAGTTTCGATTCTGATAATGGATGCAGGCCATTAGTCCGAATATTTGGGAGAAATATTACTGGCAAGAATGCTAGTACGAGCAACATGATTTTTTCAATGCCTAAGAAGAAGACTTTACGCCACTATCGGCAG GAGGATTGCGatgttataaaaatagatatacAATGTCCAGTCCAAGGAGACGTTGTTCTGGAGTGTGTACATCTTGATCTTGATCCAGAAAAGGAAGTTATGATGTTCCGGATAATGTTCAACACTGCTTTTATTCGTTCAAATGTACTAATGCTGAATAGTGATCATATAGATATAGTATGGGGTTCAAAGGATCGGTACCCAAGAACTTTTAGAGCAGAG ATGCTGTTTTGTGAACTTGGAGGCATATCTCCTCCAAGACCTCCAACAGCAACGTTGAATGGGGATATGAAAGGAGGTTTACCAATTGAAGCTTTTTCAGCTGTTCAAGAACTCTTCAATGGAGTTGACTGGATGGAAAGCAGTGACAATGCTGCCTTTTGGTTGCTCAAAGAGTTCTCAGCAAATTCCCTTCAAGAGAAATTtcaaaagctaatactcagTGATATGGAAGAGCTTTCAAAGTTTCAAGCTAAAGTTGGTCTCCAAATGCCTCTAATGTCTCCTCTGGATTCTGATGAAGAAAAGTATTCAGTTGCTTCTGATTCTGTTTCTTCATCTGAGCATGAGAAGGTTCAGCCTGGTGGCAACTCATCTGACTCAGAGAGCATTAATCCTGATCTTACCACTGAAGATACTGCTTCTATGG GCAATGTTTTGGTGAACACTTCATCTGtcccacctccaccaccactgcCACCACCTCCTTGTGGTAGCTTGTCTACCCTTTCCACTGAGGAAAATCAGCTGCCTCCAGAAGTACAGCATGGGTCACCAAGTGACAGGAAGCTACCACCTCCATCACCAATAGCTGCTgttccaccaccgccgcctcccccaccACCTCCAAGTGGAAACAGACCTGTTTTTtccccaccgccaccaccctTGCCAAACTGTTCAATCCCAcctccacccccacccccacccccaccgccaccaccaaccTTGCCAAACCGTTCAGTCCCACCACCTCCagccccgccaccgccaccgcccttGCCAAAGCATTCAgttccaccacctccacccccACCACTGCCACCGCCCTTGCCAAATCATTCAGCCTCACCACCTCCAcccccaccaccgccaccaccatccTTGCCAAATCGTTTAGTTCCACCACCTCCAGCTCAGGGAATAGGTAATAAATTCCCTGCACCTTCCCCaccccctcctccacctcatCTTTCTTCTAGCAGAACCCCTGCTGCTGCCACTTTGTCAAAAGGGcggcctcctccaccacctccacctccacctccagctAATCACACCAAAGGCCCTGGTGCTCCATCTgcacccccaccccctccaCCCCCACCTCCAGCTAATAGCAGTAATGGCCCTAGtgccccacccccacccccacccccaccattGCCTGCAGCTGCTAATCAAAGAAATCCTCCAgcaccacctccccctcccttgATAGCAGGAAAGAAAGCTCCcgcaccaccgcctccgccacctcaGGCACCAAAACCTCCTGGAATAGTGCCCCCTCCACCACCGTTGCATGGAGGAATTGGTGCATCGGGTCGATTACACCCCCCAGGCGCAAAGGTTTTAAATGCGCCTGCCCCACCTCCACTATTGGGAAGGGGAAGAGAAGCGACTGGATCAGCGAAAGGTCGTGGAATTGGATTGGCTCAACAAAGTAACCCTCCAAAGAAAGCTTCACTAAAGCCTTTGCATTGGGTAAAAGTTACACGAGCAATGCAAGGCAGTCTCTGGGAGGACGCCCAAAAACAAGGAAATCAGGCTAG GGCTCCTGATATTGATTTATCAGAATTGGAGAGCTTGTTCTCCACTGCGGTCGCAACCAGTGGAAGTGAGAAAGGAGGAACAAAGCGCGGTTCAGCTATTAGCAAGCCAGAAATTGTTCACCTG GTTGATATGAGAAGAGCAAACAATTGTGAGATCATGCtcactaaaattaaaatgccTCTTCCTGATATGATT AATGCAATATTAGCTTTGGATATGTCTGTTCTTGATAATGACCAAGTGGAAAATCTAATTAAGTTTTGCCCTACAAAGGAGGAAATCGAGATGTTGAAG AATTACAATGGAAATAAAGAAATGCTTGGGAAATGTGAACAG TTTTTTCTGGAGCTAATGAAAGTACCTCGGGTGGAGTCCAAACTAAGAGTGTTTGCTTTTAGGATTACATTTTCAACACAG GTAGAAGAGCTGAGGACTAACTTAACCACCataaatgatgcaacaaaAGAG GTGAAAGAGTCTCTGAAGTTAAGGCAGATAATGCAGACCATTCTTACATTAGGAAATGCTTTGAATCAAGGAACAGCTCGAG GTTCTGCGGTTGGCTTCAGATTAGACAGTCTTCTTAAATTATCAGATACTCGAGCTAGAAACAACAAGATGACACTGATGCATTATTTATGCAAG GTTACCATTTTTCAGAAAACACTTGCCTACTTGTGCCACAAAGTTTCAAAGAGCTCTTCTATGGTATCCCACTTTGTTCTCCTAGTTG CTTCTTTCTGA
- the LOC102715145 gene encoding formin-like protein 3 isoform X1: protein MSLLSRFFYKRPPDGLLEFIDRVYVFDSCFCTEVLPHGMYPVYLTGILTELHEEHSQSSFLGINFRDGNKRSQFADVLREYNVPVIDYPRHFEGCPVLPLSLIHHFLRVCEHWLSTGNNQNIVLLHCERGGWPSLAFMLSCLLIFKKLHSAEHKTLDLIYREAPKGFLQLFSALNPMPSQLRYMQYVARRNISPEWPPMERALSFDCLILRAIPSFDSDNGCRPLVRIFGRNITGKNASTSNMIFSMPKKKTLRHYRQEDCDVIKIDIQCPVQGDVVLECVHLDLDPEKEVMMFRIMFNTAFIRSNVLMLNSDHIDIVWGSKDRYPRTFRAEMLFCELGGISPPRPPTATLNGDMKGGLPIEAFSAVQELFNGVDWMESSDNAAFWLLKEFSANSLQEKFQKLILSDMEELSKFQAKVGLQMPLMSPLDSDEEKYSVASDSVSSSEHEKVQPGGNSSDSESINPDLTTEDTASMGNVLVNTSSVPPPPPLPPPPCGSLSTLSTEENQLPPEVQHGSPSDRKLPPPSPIAAVPPPPPPPPPPSGNRPVFSPPPPPLPNCSIPPPPPPPPPPPPPTLPNRSVPPPPAPPPPPPLPKHSVPPPPPPPLPPPLPNHSASPPPPPPPPPPSLPNRLVPPPPAQGIGNKFPAPSPPPPPPHLSSSRTPAAATLSKGRPPPPPPPPPPANHTKGPGAPSAPPPPPPPPPANSSNGPSAPPPPPPPPLPAAANQRNPPAPPPPPLIAGKKAPAPPPPPPQAPKPPGIVPPPPPLHGGIGASGRLHPPGAKVLNAPAPPPLLGRGREATGSAKGRGIGLAQQSNPPKKASLKPLHWVKVTRAMQGSLWEDAQKQGNQARAPDIDLSELESLFSTAVATSGSEKGGTKRGSAISKPEIVHLVDMRRANNCEIMLTKIKMPLPDMINAILALDMSVLDNDQVENLIKFCPTKEEIEMLKNYNGNKEMLGKCEQFFLELMKVPRVESKLRVFAFRITFSTQVEELRTNLTTINDATKEVKESLKLRQIMQTILTLGNALNQGTARGSAVGFRLDSLLKLSDTRARNNKMTLMHYLCKLLSEKMPELLDFDKDLIHLEAASKIQLKLLAEEMQAINKGLEKVEQELAASVNDGAISVGFREALKSFLDAAEAEVRSLISLYSEVGRNADSLAQYFGEDPARCPFEQVTSILVIFVNMFKKSRDENARIAELEKKKLEKDKEKASLSAKKALE, encoded by the exons ATGTCACTGCTCAGTAGATTCTTCTACAAGAGGCCTCCTGATGGATTACTGGAGTTTATCGATAGGGTCTATG TTTTTGATTCATGCTTCTGCACAGAAGTTTTGCCACATGGTATGTACCCAGTCTATTTGACTGGTATTCTTACAGAGTTGCACGAAGAACATAGTCAGTCTTCATTTCTGggtattaattttagagatGGCAATAAGAGAAGCCAATTTGCTGATGTCCTACGTGAATACAATGTTCCAGTAATTGACTATCCTCGTCATTTTGAAGGCTGTCCTGTGCTTCCTTTATCTCTCATCCACCATTTCCTTCGTGTCTGTGAACACTGGTTATCCACTGGGAataatcaaaatattgtaCTGCTACACTGCGAGAGGGGAGGCTGGCCGTCATTAGCATTTATGTTATCGTGTCTCCTTATTTTCAAGAAATTGCACAGCGCAGAGCATAAAACTCTGGATCTTATTTACCGCGAGGCACCTAAAGGTTTTCTGCAGCTTTTTTCTGCCCTCAACCCAATGCCCTCTCAGCTCAGATACATGCAGTATGTAGCCAGAAGAAACATATCTCCAGAGTGGCCTCCAATGGAGCGGGCACTCTCTTTTGACTGCCTGATTCTTCGAGCCATTCCAAGTTTCGATTCTGATAATGGATGCAGGCCATTAGTCCGAATATTTGGGAGAAATATTACTGGCAAGAATGCTAGTACGAGCAACATGATTTTTTCAATGCCTAAGAAGAAGACTTTACGCCACTATCGGCAG GAGGATTGCGatgttataaaaatagatatacAATGTCCAGTCCAAGGAGACGTTGTTCTGGAGTGTGTACATCTTGATCTTGATCCAGAAAAGGAAGTTATGATGTTCCGGATAATGTTCAACACTGCTTTTATTCGTTCAAATGTACTAATGCTGAATAGTGATCATATAGATATAGTATGGGGTTCAAAGGATCGGTACCCAAGAACTTTTAGAGCAGAG ATGCTGTTTTGTGAACTTGGAGGCATATCTCCTCCAAGACCTCCAACAGCAACGTTGAATGGGGATATGAAAGGAGGTTTACCAATTGAAGCTTTTTCAGCTGTTCAAGAACTCTTCAATGGAGTTGACTGGATGGAAAGCAGTGACAATGCTGCCTTTTGGTTGCTCAAAGAGTTCTCAGCAAATTCCCTTCAAGAGAAATTtcaaaagctaatactcagTGATATGGAAGAGCTTTCAAAGTTTCAAGCTAAAGTTGGTCTCCAAATGCCTCTAATGTCTCCTCTGGATTCTGATGAAGAAAAGTATTCAGTTGCTTCTGATTCTGTTTCTTCATCTGAGCATGAGAAGGTTCAGCCTGGTGGCAACTCATCTGACTCAGAGAGCATTAATCCTGATCTTACCACTGAAGATACTGCTTCTATGG GCAATGTTTTGGTGAACACTTCATCTGtcccacctccaccaccactgcCACCACCTCCTTGTGGTAGCTTGTCTACCCTTTCCACTGAGGAAAATCAGCTGCCTCCAGAAGTACAGCATGGGTCACCAAGTGACAGGAAGCTACCACCTCCATCACCAATAGCTGCTgttccaccaccgccgcctcccccaccACCTCCAAGTGGAAACAGACCTGTTTTTtccccaccgccaccaccctTGCCAAACTGTTCAATCCCAcctccacccccacccccacccccaccgccaccaccaaccTTGCCAAACCGTTCAGTCCCACCACCTCCagccccgccaccgccaccgcccttGCCAAAGCATTCAgttccaccacctccacccccACCACTGCCACCGCCCTTGCCAAATCATTCAGCCTCACCACCTCCAcccccaccaccgccaccaccatccTTGCCAAATCGTTTAGTTCCACCACCTCCAGCTCAGGGAATAGGTAATAAATTCCCTGCACCTTCCCCaccccctcctccacctcatCTTTCTTCTAGCAGAACCCCTGCTGCTGCCACTTTGTCAAAAGGGcggcctcctccaccacctccacctccacctccagctAATCACACCAAAGGCCCTGGTGCTCCATCTgcacccccaccccctccaCCCCCACCTCCAGCTAATAGCAGTAATGGCCCTAGtgccccacccccacccccacccccaccattGCCTGCAGCTGCTAATCAAAGAAATCCTCCAgcaccacctccccctcccttgATAGCAGGAAAGAAAGCTCCcgcaccaccgcctccgccacctcaGGCACCAAAACCTCCTGGAATAGTGCCCCCTCCACCACCGTTGCATGGAGGAATTGGTGCATCGGGTCGATTACACCCCCCAGGCGCAAAGGTTTTAAATGCGCCTGCCCCACCTCCACTATTGGGAAGGGGAAGAGAAGCGACTGGATCAGCGAAAGGTCGTGGAATTGGATTGGCTCAACAAAGTAACCCTCCAAAGAAAGCTTCACTAAAGCCTTTGCATTGGGTAAAAGTTACACGAGCAATGCAAGGCAGTCTCTGGGAGGACGCCCAAAAACAAGGAAATCAGGCTAG GGCTCCTGATATTGATTTATCAGAATTGGAGAGCTTGTTCTCCACTGCGGTCGCAACCAGTGGAAGTGAGAAAGGAGGAACAAAGCGCGGTTCAGCTATTAGCAAGCCAGAAATTGTTCACCTG GTTGATATGAGAAGAGCAAACAATTGTGAGATCATGCtcactaaaattaaaatgccTCTTCCTGATATGATT AATGCAATATTAGCTTTGGATATGTCTGTTCTTGATAATGACCAAGTGGAAAATCTAATTAAGTTTTGCCCTACAAAGGAGGAAATCGAGATGTTGAAG AATTACAATGGAAATAAAGAAATGCTTGGGAAATGTGAACAG TTTTTTCTGGAGCTAATGAAAGTACCTCGGGTGGAGTCCAAACTAAGAGTGTTTGCTTTTAGGATTACATTTTCAACACAG GTAGAAGAGCTGAGGACTAACTTAACCACCataaatgatgcaacaaaAGAG GTGAAAGAGTCTCTGAAGTTAAGGCAGATAATGCAGACCATTCTTACATTAGGAAATGCTTTGAATCAAGGAACAGCTCGAG GTTCTGCGGTTGGCTTCAGATTAGACAGTCTTCTTAAATTATCAGATACTCGAGCTAGAAACAACAAGATGACACTGATGCATTATTTATGCAAG CTTCTTTCTGAGAAAATGCCTGAGCTTCTTGATTTTGACAAAGACTTAATTCATTTGGAAGCTGCTTCAAAG ATCCAGCTGAAGTTGCTCGCGGAAGAAATGCAAGCAATAAACAAAGGTCTAGAGAAGGTCGAGCAAGAATTAGCTGCTTCAGTGAATGATGGTGCAATTTCTGTTGGCTTCCGTGAG GCATTGAAAAGCTTTCTTGATGCAGCTGAGGCTGAGGTTAGATCCCTAATTTCCTTGTATTCGGAAGTG GGAAGAAATGCTGATTCCCTAGCTCAGTATTTTGGTGAGGATCCAGCACGGTGCCCTTTTGAGCAAG TGACATCAATTCTGGTTATATTTGTGAATATGTTCAAAAAATCACGTGATGAAAATGCTCGAATTGCGGAGcttgagaaaaagaaattagagAAGGACAAGGAAAAGGCAAGTTTGTCTGCAAAGAAAGCCTTGGAATGA
- the LOC102715145 gene encoding formin-like protein 3 isoform X3 gives MSLLSRFFYKRPPDGLLEFIDRVYVFDSCFCTEVLPHGMYPVYLTGILTELHEEHSQSSFLGINFRDGNKRSQFADVLREYNVPVIDYPRHFEGCPVLPLSLIHHFLRVCEHWLSTGNNQNIVLLHCERGGWPSLAFMLSCLLIFKKLHSAEHKTLDLIYREAPKGFLQLFSALNPMPSQLRYMQYVARRNISPEWPPMERALSFDCLILRAIPSFDSDNGCRPLVRIFGRNITGKNASTSNMIFSMPKKKTLRHYRQEDCDVIKIDIQCPVQGDVVLECVHLDLDPEKEVMMFRIMFNTAFIRSNVLMLNSDHIDIVWGSKDRYPRTFRAEMLFCELGGISPPRPPTATLNGDMKGGLPIEAFSAVQELFNGVDWMESSDNAAFWLLKEFSANSLQEKFQKLILSDMEELSKFQAKVGLQMPLMSPLDSDEEKYSVASDSVSSSEHEKVQPGGNSSDSESINPDLTTEDTASMGNVLVNTSSVPPPPPLPPPPCGSLSTLSTEENQLPPEVQHGSPSDRKLPPPSPIAAVPPPPPPPPPPSGNRPVFSPPPPPLPNCSIPPPPPPPPPPPPPTLPNRSVPPPPAPPPPPPLPKHSVPPPPPPPLPPPLPNHSASPPPPPPPPPPSLPNRLVPPPPAQGIGNKFPAPSPPPPPPHLSSSRTPAAATLSKGRPPPPPPPPPPANHTKGPGAPSAPPPPPPPPPANSSNGPSAPPPPPPPPLPAAANQRNPPAPPPPPLIAGKKAPAPPPPPPQAPKPPGIVPPPPPLHGGIGASGRLHPPGAKVLNAPAPPPLLGRGREATGSAKGRGIGLAQQSNPPKKASLKPLHWVKVTRAMQGSLWEDAQKQGNQARAPDIDLSELESLFSTAVATSGSEKGGTKRGSAISKPEIVHLVDMRRANNCEIMLTKIKMPLPDMINAILALDMSVLDNDQVENLIKFCPTKEEIEMLKNYNGNKEMLGKCEQFFLELMKVPRVESKLRVFAFRITFSTQVEELRTNLTTINDATKEVKESLKLRQIMQTILTLGNALNQGTARGSAVGFRLDSLLKLSDTRARNNKMTLMHYLCKKTLAYLCHKVSKSSSMVSHFVLLVASF, from the exons ATGTCACTGCTCAGTAGATTCTTCTACAAGAGGCCTCCTGATGGATTACTGGAGTTTATCGATAGGGTCTATG TTTTTGATTCATGCTTCTGCACAGAAGTTTTGCCACATGGTATGTACCCAGTCTATTTGACTGGTATTCTTACAGAGTTGCACGAAGAACATAGTCAGTCTTCATTTCTGggtattaattttagagatGGCAATAAGAGAAGCCAATTTGCTGATGTCCTACGTGAATACAATGTTCCAGTAATTGACTATCCTCGTCATTTTGAAGGCTGTCCTGTGCTTCCTTTATCTCTCATCCACCATTTCCTTCGTGTCTGTGAACACTGGTTATCCACTGGGAataatcaaaatattgtaCTGCTACACTGCGAGAGGGGAGGCTGGCCGTCATTAGCATTTATGTTATCGTGTCTCCTTATTTTCAAGAAATTGCACAGCGCAGAGCATAAAACTCTGGATCTTATTTACCGCGAGGCACCTAAAGGTTTTCTGCAGCTTTTTTCTGCCCTCAACCCAATGCCCTCTCAGCTCAGATACATGCAGTATGTAGCCAGAAGAAACATATCTCCAGAGTGGCCTCCAATGGAGCGGGCACTCTCTTTTGACTGCCTGATTCTTCGAGCCATTCCAAGTTTCGATTCTGATAATGGATGCAGGCCATTAGTCCGAATATTTGGGAGAAATATTACTGGCAAGAATGCTAGTACGAGCAACATGATTTTTTCAATGCCTAAGAAGAAGACTTTACGCCACTATCGGCAG GAGGATTGCGatgttataaaaatagatatacAATGTCCAGTCCAAGGAGACGTTGTTCTGGAGTGTGTACATCTTGATCTTGATCCAGAAAAGGAAGTTATGATGTTCCGGATAATGTTCAACACTGCTTTTATTCGTTCAAATGTACTAATGCTGAATAGTGATCATATAGATATAGTATGGGGTTCAAAGGATCGGTACCCAAGAACTTTTAGAGCAGAG ATGCTGTTTTGTGAACTTGGAGGCATATCTCCTCCAAGACCTCCAACAGCAACGTTGAATGGGGATATGAAAGGAGGTTTACCAATTGAAGCTTTTTCAGCTGTTCAAGAACTCTTCAATGGAGTTGACTGGATGGAAAGCAGTGACAATGCTGCCTTTTGGTTGCTCAAAGAGTTCTCAGCAAATTCCCTTCAAGAGAAATTtcaaaagctaatactcagTGATATGGAAGAGCTTTCAAAGTTTCAAGCTAAAGTTGGTCTCCAAATGCCTCTAATGTCTCCTCTGGATTCTGATGAAGAAAAGTATTCAGTTGCTTCTGATTCTGTTTCTTCATCTGAGCATGAGAAGGTTCAGCCTGGTGGCAACTCATCTGACTCAGAGAGCATTAATCCTGATCTTACCACTGAAGATACTGCTTCTATGG GCAATGTTTTGGTGAACACTTCATCTGtcccacctccaccaccactgcCACCACCTCCTTGTGGTAGCTTGTCTACCCTTTCCACTGAGGAAAATCAGCTGCCTCCAGAAGTACAGCATGGGTCACCAAGTGACAGGAAGCTACCACCTCCATCACCAATAGCTGCTgttccaccaccgccgcctcccccaccACCTCCAAGTGGAAACAGACCTGTTTTTtccccaccgccaccaccctTGCCAAACTGTTCAATCCCAcctccacccccacccccacccccaccgccaccaccaaccTTGCCAAACCGTTCAGTCCCACCACCTCCagccccgccaccgccaccgcccttGCCAAAGCATTCAgttccaccacctccacccccACCACTGCCACCGCCCTTGCCAAATCATTCAGCCTCACCACCTCCAcccccaccaccgccaccaccatccTTGCCAAATCGTTTAGTTCCACCACCTCCAGCTCAGGGAATAGGTAATAAATTCCCTGCACCTTCCCCaccccctcctccacctcatCTTTCTTCTAGCAGAACCCCTGCTGCTGCCACTTTGTCAAAAGGGcggcctcctccaccacctccacctccacctccagctAATCACACCAAAGGCCCTGGTGCTCCATCTgcacccccaccccctccaCCCCCACCTCCAGCTAATAGCAGTAATGGCCCTAGtgccccacccccacccccacccccaccattGCCTGCAGCTGCTAATCAAAGAAATCCTCCAgcaccacctccccctcccttgATAGCAGGAAAGAAAGCTCCcgcaccaccgcctccgccacctcaGGCACCAAAACCTCCTGGAATAGTGCCCCCTCCACCACCGTTGCATGGAGGAATTGGTGCATCGGGTCGATTACACCCCCCAGGCGCAAAGGTTTTAAATGCGCCTGCCCCACCTCCACTATTGGGAAGGGGAAGAGAAGCGACTGGATCAGCGAAAGGTCGTGGAATTGGATTGGCTCAACAAAGTAACCCTCCAAAGAAAGCTTCACTAAAGCCTTTGCATTGGGTAAAAGTTACACGAGCAATGCAAGGCAGTCTCTGGGAGGACGCCCAAAAACAAGGAAATCAGGCTAG GGCTCCTGATATTGATTTATCAGAATTGGAGAGCTTGTTCTCCACTGCGGTCGCAACCAGTGGAAGTGAGAAAGGAGGAACAAAGCGCGGTTCAGCTATTAGCAAGCCAGAAATTGTTCACCTG GTTGATATGAGAAGAGCAAACAATTGTGAGATCATGCtcactaaaattaaaatgccTCTTCCTGATATGATT AATGCAATATTAGCTTTGGATATGTCTGTTCTTGATAATGACCAAGTGGAAAATCTAATTAAGTTTTGCCCTACAAAGGAGGAAATCGAGATGTTGAAG AATTACAATGGAAATAAAGAAATGCTTGGGAAATGTGAACAG TTTTTTCTGGAGCTAATGAAAGTACCTCGGGTGGAGTCCAAACTAAGAGTGTTTGCTTTTAGGATTACATTTTCAACACAG GTAGAAGAGCTGAGGACTAACTTAACCACCataaatgatgcaacaaaAGAG GTGAAAGAGTCTCTGAAGTTAAGGCAGATAATGCAGACCATTCTTACATTAGGAAATGCTTTGAATCAAGGAACAGCTCGAG GTTCTGCGGTTGGCTTCAGATTAGACAGTCTTCTTAAATTATCAGATACTCGAGCTAGAAACAACAAGATGACACTGATGCATTATTTATGCAAG AAAACACTTGCCTACTTGTGCCACAAAGTTTCAAAGAGCTCTTCTATGGTATCCCACTTTGTTCTCCTAGTTG CTTCTTTCTGA